A window of the Gossypium hirsutum isolate 1008001.06 chromosome A05, Gossypium_hirsutum_v2.1, whole genome shotgun sequence genome harbors these coding sequences:
- the LOC107962223 gene encoding uncharacterized protein, protein MAVLGGVGCGGNVCLRRQQSPGLFNFHNPNGRPCSFMASNPQSSKPRTSTKKISTSKVNLQPLPKQQEKKRNELVYEKIDEWMRDSVVEIVKKLPESPLLVHVYSDDNTTRTRTEKADENNWVSVKQKWEKGETPMPDGVIFVEQIEGDDEESDEKEEVSRAWGIVVQGQGCGLAPACYLLKTSKVSSGLGLKCTHFCLVKG, encoded by the exons ATGGCGGTATTGGGCGGTGTTGGTTGTGGTGGAAACGTTTGTCTTCGACGCCAACAATCGCCCGGTCTTTTCAACTTCCATAACCCAAATGGACGCCCATGTTCTTTTATGGCTTCAAATCCACAATCGTCGAAACCAAGAACGTCGACGAAGAAGATCTCGACGTCTAAGGTAAACCTTCAACCATTGCCGAAACAACAAGAGAAGAAACGGAACGAATTGGTGTACGAGAAAATAGACGAGTGGATGAGAGATTCGGTGGTCGAGATCGTCAAGAAGCTGCCGGAATCGCCGCTTTTGGTCCACGTCTACTCGGACGACAACACGACGAGAACCCGGACGGAAAAAGCCGATGAAAACAACTGGGTCTCGGTGAAGCAAAAATGGGAGAAAGGTGAGACTCCAATGCCTGATGGGGTgatatttgttgaacaaatagaAGGAGATGATGAAGAGAGCGATGAAAAGGAAGAGGTATCGAGGGCATGGGGGATTGTGGTGCAGGGCCAAGGGTGTGGGCTGGCACCAGCTTGTTATTTGTTGAAGACTTCTAAAGTGAGTTCAGGGTTAGGGTTAAAGTGCACCCATTTTTGTTTAGTGAAG ggatga